A genomic region of Anopheles coustani chromosome 3, idAnoCousDA_361_x.2, whole genome shotgun sequence contains the following coding sequences:
- the LOC131259783 gene encoding uncharacterized protein LOC131259783, translating into MAFDSEANGWSELNNFSLTIYINLLELTDPKTGDEATRFKLFLNCGKTSVDASGTLESLNEEKLANIIGLHTNAEQFVRFLNESSVEVTLMRDNSTVGRGQLRLKDTGAVHFDPKRVIGDPVLEKFALLNGNDEPIGMVTMVLRAERSAVPSAESGSEVKIDTNDLLYVVNEDRRRTSEQQENLQRQLLVCNKCNILRSSDDFSCQYELIHGILHSKAVNSTQKEIERIKQKLNDVKLDETIGHRESVSTNGDVSGGKICGLCRGITITGVTCGLTEPSVAESKPSTGNKRHVHRRSSQRNFGECMKAKQNSKPSARCCVRCKTSLNWMPEVCRCPKCGHKALKTEYADLDTNKRRKEFPNFPFDEGIVSNKTNSPMMSGTNTLVASSNSCSICHIRRCRCVDCAYRTHHSEPCSSLTGTSEILNPGYDTPVRPITRHSTNLHERQKGLQEGKVLPVRPPSPRRSEQLRRVYTARQGPKAEPQPTNGKIRLSGPQIRRNYNAFMRKVRQQNKNLYSYRFGRRHPGISVGHKSCMKQDPLVPAHMGWRWNTCIEGIGKRRPGWRPGAVRKPIMQLMQHFLTCYPMDNVPVSGPRGTHHRSPATGDHLAEQKPTLHITKQHGEYSITMNPLKDSETLKTTTDPYLPCKPIKFRLSKDPRLTKLYMLRDELKKKGLTLCGCRELENCEHRSEREKRILVEEIRRTGKRLGLPLDTTAADMPSRSESELDVEFTPPSAIIRPDARQPDVIFAETQYCEDDFKLKPSKKQDPQKAVGNSKVQGSRGSKTTGSRTPGVGSGHGKGDGVMRAPTETNAKQPKGDGANRAPKETIDKLTPGSTGQVRKSIPPKGGDAAKKGKPTVSEAKSTGVRISVAKAKVAAKK; encoded by the exons ATGGCGTTCGATAGTGAGGCAAACGGTTGGTcagaattgaataatttttcactGACTATATATATCAATTTGCTGGAGTTAACGGATCCGAAAACTGGTGACGAGGCGACCCGTTTCAAGCTGTTCTTGAACTGTGGCAAAACCAGCGTAGATGCCTCCGGAACATTGGAGTCTTTGAACGAAGAAAAATTGGCAAATATCATCGG CCTTCATACAAACGCTGAACAATTCGTACgctttttgaatgaaagtagTGTCGAAGTAACGCTTATGCGAGACAACTCCACGGTTGGTAGAGGTCAGTTACGTTTGAAAGACACTGGAGCTGTCCACTTCGACCCAAAGCGTGTGATAGGCGATCCTGTGCTGGAAAAATTTGCACTCCTTAATGGAAACGACGAGCCAATTGGGATGGTAACGATGGTACTACGTGCGGAACGTAGTGCAGTCCCATCGGCCGAATCGGGTTCAGAAGTCAAGATCGATACGAACGACCTCTTGTATGTCGTTAATGAGGATAGACGACGCACGTCAGAGCAGCAGGAAAATTTACAGCGGCAACTCCTTGTGTGCAACAAATGTAACATCCTACGATCTTCGGATGACTTTAGCTGCCAATATGAGTTGATACATGGGATTCTGCATAGCAAAGCCGTTAACAGCACGCAAAAGGAGATCGAACGAATTAAGCAGAAGCTGAATGACGTTAAATTGGATGAAACCATCGGGCACAGGGAGTCGGTTTCTACAAACGGCGATGTTTCCGGTGGAAAGATATGCGGCCTCTGTCGAGGGATAACGATTACTGGAGTCACTTGTGGACTGACGGAACCAAGTGTGGCCGAGAGTAAACCATCCACTGGCAACAAGCGACATGTGCATCGACGGTCCAGCCAAAGAAATTTTGGTGAATGTATGAAAgccaaacaaaattcaaaaccaTCTGCTCG GTGTTGTGTGCGATGTAAGACGAGCTTAAATTGGATGCCGGAAGTTTGTCGATGCCCAAAGTGTGGTCACAAAGCTCTGAAAACTGAATATGCAGATCTTGACACTAACAAACGAAGAAAGGAGTTCCCTAACTTCCCTTTCGACGAAGGAATCGTTTCAAATAAAACGAATTCACCAATGATGAGTGGCACGAATACGCTGGTGGCTTCATCGAACTCCTGTTCGATCTGCCATATTCGTCGGTGCCGGTGTGTTGATTGTGCCTATCGGACACATCACTCAGAGCCGTGTAGTTCTTTGACCGGCACTTCAGAAATCCTAAATCCTGGGTATGACACACCAGTAAGACCCATTACGCGACACTCCACGAACCTTCACGAACGCCAGAAGGGACTGCAAGAAGGGAAAGTATTGCCGGTCCGACCTCCATCACCGAGACGGTCCGAGCAGTTGCGCCGAGTGTATACGGCCAGGCAGGGTCCAAAGGCAGAACCACAACCTACCAATGGAAAGATCCGCCTCAGTGGTCCACAAATTCGGCGGAACTACAACGCTTTCATGCGCAAGGTGAGGCAACAGAATAAGAACCTCTACTCCTACCGCTTTGGCCGACGACACCCGGGGATATCGGTAGGCCATAAGTCGTGCATGAAGCAGGACCCACTAGTACCCGCCCACATGGGTTGGCGGTGGAACACCTGTATCGAGGGTATCGGCAAACGACGTCCCGGTTGGCGCCCAGGAGCAGTCCGAAAGCCTATCATGCAGCTGATGCAACACTTCCTCACGTGCTACCCAATGGACAATGTGCCGGTTTCGGGACCGAGGGGGACTCACCACCGTTCACCAGCTACCGGTGACCATCTGGCGGAACAGAAGCCTACGCTGCACATAACAAAGCAGCATGGGGAATATTCAATTACTATGAACCCGCTGAAGGACTCGGAGACGCTCAAGACTACCACTGACCCATACCTGCCCTGCAAGCCGATCAAGTTCCGTCTCTCCAAAGACCCCCGACTGACCAAACTGTACATGCTGCGCGATGAGCTGAAGAAGAAAGGTCTGACGCTGTGTGGCTGCCGGGAGCTGGAGAATTGCGAGCATCGAAGTGAACGCGAGAAGCGCATCCTGGTGGAAGAGATACGACGGACGGGTAAACGTCTCGGATTGCCCCTGGACACAACCGCCGCCGACATGCCTAGCCGGAGTGAGAGTGAGCTGGACGTCGAGTTTACGCCACCGTCAGCCATTATCCGGCCGGATGCGAGACAGCCCGACGTGATCTTTGCGGAGACGCAATACTGCGAGGATGACTTCAAGCTCAAGCCCTCCAAGAAACAAGATCCACAAAAGGCGGTCGGTAATTCCAAAGTACAAGGTTCTCGCGGGAGTAAAACCACCGGAAGTCGTACACCAGGCGTTGGTTCTGGTCACGGTAAAGGCGACGGAGTGATGCGTGCACCGACGGAAACCAATGCTAAACAACCTAAAGGTGACGGTGCAAATCGGGCACCAAAAGAGACCATTGACAAACTAACTCCCGGAAGTACCGGTCAGGTGCGTAAAAGTATTCCGCCAAAGGGAGGTGATGCTGCTAAGAAGGGAAAGCCAACAGTATCCGAAGCAAAGAGCACCGGTGTAAGAATCTCCGTAGCAAAAGCGAAAGTCGCGGCGAAGAAGTAA
- the LOC131259398 gene encoding uncharacterized protein LOC131259398 — MKSSVAYLVATVLVLATIGWQCAAAQSNPWRRQNDSFATESASDRSQRLGLTTGYGGVNGYGYSSSGLGSYTPLKIDLGGVVLGTLVGIGALLLLPKLVNVIGGGYGGTGHYRSADSDPTGLSELMNKVDDYLAQNNIDSGACMQKAVCSYIRSSDYHAQVGTADQVEHMILAISENSIVDYMLDGTAIKEAIKNGKMQTARSCDDMYSTCPLDRQSTLQLFKKMFPIGN, encoded by the exons ATGAAGTCCAGTGTAGCATATCTCGTTGCAACGGTTTTGGTGCTAGCCACCATCGGTTGGCAGTGTGCGGCCGCGCAAAG CAACCCTTGGAGACGACAAAACGACAGCTTCGCAACGGAGTCTGCCAGTGATCGTAGCCAGAGGCTTGGTCTGACCACCGGGTACGGCGGTGTCAACGGATACGGCTACTCCAGCTCTGGACTTGGCTCCTACACTCCGCTGAAGATTGATCTCGGTGGTGTCGTGCTGGGAACGTTGGTCGGCATTGGCGCTCTACTTCTCCTACCGAAGTTGGTGAACGTGATCGGAGGCGGTTATGGGGGCACTGGCCACTACCGTAGCGCCGATAGCGACCCGACCGGTCTGTCTGAGCTGATGAACAAGGTTGACGACTATCTGGCGCAGAACAACATCGACTCAGGAGCTTGCATGCAGAAGGCCGTCTGCAGCTACATCCGGTCGTCCGATTACCACGCGCAGGTCGGCACAGCTGATCAGGTTGAGCACATGATCCTGGCCATCTCGGA GAACTCCATCGTCGACTACATGCTGGACGGAACGGCGATCAAGGAGGCGAtcaagaatggaaaaatgcaGACAGCCCGCTCGTGTGACGACATGTACTCGACCTGCCCGCTCGATCGTCAGTCCACGCTGCAGCTGTTCAAGAAAATGTTCCCGATCGGTAACTAA